DNA sequence from the Rhizophagus irregularis chromosome 21, complete sequence genome:
TACTGATTCTTTCATGAAATTAACATCATAATTCATTTGCTTAAGAAATGTAACTTGAGTAAATCCATTTTGGAGtgagttttataataaaaaataatgtcttCTAAATCATTTGTTTCGCCATCATGACAGCAGAGTGACAAAATTTGGCAAGAAAACTTATAATACCACAATCTcgtttccagaattttttctgcaaaaaaatttaaaaactgtAAAGTAATGTggatcatttattaaattgttgtGTCCGTAATTCGGTCTAAACAACATGTTATCTTTTttgttgtataaattcattatGATGATGGATATAAATTAGAGCCTTAgagcaattttatttatttgttttattattaaaattttgaacgtTCATAACGTCCTATTTTCTTATTAGTCatctgaaaaatatttgtcaaCCTTTAACAGTGTCAGACCTTCAGGATCGATCCAACTCAGGAAACCAATgatattacagtatattttgcatttttttttttacattctgTAACCATTAAGAAGTTGGTTTTCGATGAAGTAATTCAAGGCAGGGAAATTCTTGTAACCGCGTGATTACCAATCAAAACCAAATATATAACGCGCCTGGATATGATATATATGGTGGTCAACTTGTGAATCGAACAAACCGTATATTCAAATATCGGCTTTATCATAGTTTCTCAAAGTGCTGGATTGAACATGAATTTTCAATTCttaggaattttatttttggtaaATTACGACAAAAAACGTAGCCCCCTAAATTGGTATCTTTATCTAAAGTCTTCGCTATAATACTTCAGTTGTAGATAAGTAATTGCGATATTCTAATTGTAATCCGTCAATACAAACAAAATAGTCTTGAATAATATTGATGAGGTGATTTGAATAgggaaaattattattatattaaatgttttttttttgttttacgaataaattaaaacaataatgcaatacttataaattataaaatctaaaaaaggtGATGCGTACATATATAACCATTACAGAAATGTTACAACACCGCTGCAACATTACATAGATTCAACCTCTCTTAACTACCTCTTTTGAGCTCTCTCTTTACACTAatcctaaaatatttatttatgcgGTCAAGTTTAACCTGAACTGAAGATCACAACTCTGCAGCAGTTTAGcctaatttattaacataatgAAAAGTACCTGACCAAGCGAATAATGTATAATCCCCcgtattataaaaataggGTAACGTATCGTAACcgtaattttattctaaagcGATTTTATCCTAAACCCATGCTAATCCTGTGATCTTATTGCTAACATttcaaaacaataaatttttttctaactgAATATGTATTCACAAAATGGACAATAATAaatgcttttttataatttcgagtttgcaaaacaaaaaaatgtaacattcTATTAATATTCAACAAGTAactgaatattaaaaaaaaagtcttataAATATACGTTTACTTCCAGGtaattttgatcaaaaaatattgaaatctCAAAAAGAAATCttggaaaaagaaaatgaaaatcgCACTTTTCTTAATCTTTTTGACTCTCTTGACTACTTTTACTATTACTACTGCTACTCCTGCTCCTTTTCCTGAATTATTAGATAAACGAACCGTATGTGGTGACATTGTTTgcagtaattattttatttatttattcaaattattcaaatatttttttttttttaaaaaaaagtgaaatactaattctttttcatttaaaaataataaatagagtCCGGTTGTGGAAATTCTAATGCTTGTTGTTGTACAATCTGCTCTAATCAAACTTGCCGAACCCATTGTAATTGCGAGTGTAATTGCCCTCAaccataaaatataataatgatcacattatttttattattttcgagATATTTACGCGATATTTTAGCTTATATTATTCctatttatagataatatgtactttattactttattcACATTTAattcttatctttttttcgtctaattattaataaaggaattCTTAACTATCAAATTTTGATATCCGCGAACCAAAGTTTTTAACTATGTCaacaattaacaataaaaaatacgcGTATAAATTAGCAAACCGTCAAAACGTgctatgatattattatataaatgtattgtCGGATCTatagtaattaaatttcaGCATTTTGATAATAAGCCGCAAATGTGAATGATGTATGGCATATAGTgaatgtaaaatcaaaatgtaaaatttttttttttctccttttttttaaggaaCGGTTCCACTAGGCGGAAGCGCGATTTATTCATGTAACCAATCAGAATAATGTTCAAACTATGATAACAAgtcagaaaattttaataaaaagcttCAGTAAATTGGTTTTTGTTTACCAAAACTGGTTAGAAtgatttggaaattttatccttataaaataaattgcgaataaaaaaatagcagATAGATATTAATTAGAAATGCGAATCACCTAGCattatatgtaattatgtattacttattattacaGATGACTCCTGTAGCAGACGATGGATGGATTTTCATTattcttttcaaatattttggtCTATTGagtttataatattctttcgCATTTTTGCATaacaatacatttatttttctaagaaAATCTTCATcagcattttattaaatctcagcgttagaatttatgaaaatCGGCAATAAACATCGTGGTATCTTATAGAGTATTCAAtcataattaattgataagtTCGATATGGCAATACaacaatattttgatttaaatatcgagtcaataaatttaaaatacattttaccTCCAATTCTTTCTTTATGAGCTAAGTATCATTATTCACAGTAAACGTAAAATCATGACTACGTAaagtaattattgtaaaaacatTTCATTATTCATCACTATTTAAAACAGAACGCGCATAAACCcataacaatatataataatatattgctATTCGCATGAAGAATAGAAAGCATATCAGACATAATATATTCGTGAATTTGAAATTACAATTTacctataaatatataaaatctaatttacATACTTGATGTTGCAACATGTCTGAGTAACACAAGAACCATTTCTTATATTCCAATACAATATTATCGGAAAAGTTGTGTTAAAATCATTCATAGAATTAATATTGTATGTCTTAATCTCTTAATTCAGCATCACGGCTAGATTTAGCAAGAAATCGTGTGATATCACCTCGTTGTCATTCAGGACTTTTACAAGAATGTAAGTAATATGTTATTTTAacgaattaattaattaatccattaatattttttatatattggaATGAGACTTAACAAAATAAgcaaatgaataatattattttctaatttgttCTATTCAACCGTCCCAtcttattttgaaatatccattttaatttaaaggGCCTGAATGGTTTAATATAGCATTAATTACGCAATTGAAGCAATCCATCAACTCTTCCAACTTCTTGGAAAGttccaaaattttaaataattttattgaatctaATGGTGCAAGTTATCTTTTTAGGGTTGATATTGACAGAAATATACAatgttctttatttataaataatacatatgcCATCCTTAAAGTTCTTTGTGCTAATATTAATTCGAAAAggttttttatctaaattttggATAAAGTAATAAGTGAAACCTTAAAAAGTAAAGATCATATgttagttttat
Encoded proteins:
- a CDS encoding uncharacterized protein (SECRETED:cutsite_TTA-TP; SECRETED:prob_0.6423); SECRETED:SignalP(1-21), coding for MKIALFLIFLTLLTTFTITTATPAPFPELLDKRTSPVVEILMLVVVQSALIKLAEPIVIASVIALNHKI